From one Lolium rigidum isolate FL_2022 chromosome 4, APGP_CSIRO_Lrig_0.1, whole genome shotgun sequence genomic stretch:
- the LOC124707098 gene encoding uncharacterized protein LOC124707098 isoform X1 produces the protein MEQTSNRGCKNRRQRQRWWWSWSAFAGNFKAEEWGGWGVVPFKAVRVGQQHKAGIALHFTFKRRRVRGRKDLQTCILPLPGAGGGIKRYVLRSGSATVSIATASPCKVLLVMVCTCILCWIYSAALLMDSQFPDCCAPFLSSISCCCCFCSNGCSPDSPTKQFCNVAYNAQQFGALAAHIGDDALLSGNNHACEFVLAAQYTLIIYSAIHEKNFCPWNLFPAK, from the exons ATGGAGCAGACGAGCAATAGAGGATGCAAGAATCGGCGGCAGCGAcagcggtggtggtggagctggAGTGCGTTTGCGGGGAACTTCAAGgcagaggagtggggcggctgggGCGTGGTGCCCTTCAAGGCCGTCCGGGTTGGGCAGCAGCACAAGGCAGGGATAGCCCTTCACTTCACCTTCAAGCGCAGGCGCGTCCGCGGTAGGAAGGACCTGCAGACCTGCATCCTGCCCCTCCCTGGCGCTGGCGGCGGCATCAAGCGGTATGTGCTCCGCTCGGGTTCGGCGACTGTGTCGATAGCGACTGCCTCGCCCTGCAAG GTGCTCCTGGTTATG GTCTGTACATGCATCTTATGCTGGATATATTCTGCAGCTCTGCTTATGGATTCTCAGTTTCcag ATTGTTGCGCCCCCTTTCTGTCATCAATATCATGTTGCTGCTGCTTCTGCTCCAATGGCTGCAGCCCAGACTCGCCTACAAAGCAG TTTTGCAATGTTGCGTACAATGCGCAACAGTTTGGAGCTCTAGCAGCACACATTGGAGATGATGCTCTTCTTTCAGG AAATAACCATGCTTGCGAATTCGTATTAGCAGCTCAATATACACTCATTATCTACAGTGCAATACATGAGAAGAATTTTTGTCCATGGAACTTATTCCCAGCTAAATAG
- the LOC124707098 gene encoding uncharacterized protein LOC124707098 isoform X6: MEQTSNRGCKNRRQRQRWWWSWSAFAGNFKAEEWGGWGVVPFKAVRVGQQHKAGIALHFTFKRRRVRGRKDLQTCILPLPGAGGGIKRYVLRSGSATVSIATASPCKVCTCILCWIYSAALLMDSQFPVMCGRLLRPLSVINIMLLLLLLQWLQPRLAYKAVLQCCVQCATVWSSSSTHWR, encoded by the exons ATGGAGCAGACGAGCAATAGAGGATGCAAGAATCGGCGGCAGCGAcagcggtggtggtggagctggAGTGCGTTTGCGGGGAACTTCAAGgcagaggagtggggcggctgggGCGTGGTGCCCTTCAAGGCCGTCCGGGTTGGGCAGCAGCACAAGGCAGGGATAGCCCTTCACTTCACCTTCAAGCGCAGGCGCGTCCGCGGTAGGAAGGACCTGCAGACCTGCATCCTGCCCCTCCCTGGCGCTGGCGGCGGCATCAAGCGGTATGTGCTCCGCTCGGGTTCGGCGACTGTGTCGATAGCGACTGCCTCGCCCTGCAAG GTCTGTACATGCATCTTATGCTGGATATATTCTGCAGCTCTGCTTATGGATTCTCAGTTTCcag TGATGTGTGGCAGATTGTTGCGCCCCCTTTCTGTCATCAATATCATGTTGCTGCTGCTTCTGCTCCAATGGCTGCAGCCCAGACTCGCCTACAAAGCAG TTTTGCAATGTTGCGTACAATGCGCAACAGTTTGGAGCTCTAGCAGCACACATTGGAGATGA
- the LOC124707098 gene encoding uncharacterized protein LOC124707098 isoform X2, with amino-acid sequence MEQTSNRGCKNRRQRQRWWWSWSAFAGNFKAEEWGGWGVVPFKAVRVGQQHKAGIALHFTFKRRRVRGRKDLQTCILPLPGAGGGIKRYVLRSGSATVSIATASPCKVCTCILCWIYSAALLMDSQFPDCCAPFLSSISCCCCFCSNGCSPDSPTKQFCNVAYNAQQFGALAAHIGDDALLSGNNHACEFVLAAQYTLIIYSAIHEKNFCPWNLFPAK; translated from the exons ATGGAGCAGACGAGCAATAGAGGATGCAAGAATCGGCGGCAGCGAcagcggtggtggtggagctggAGTGCGTTTGCGGGGAACTTCAAGgcagaggagtggggcggctgggGCGTGGTGCCCTTCAAGGCCGTCCGGGTTGGGCAGCAGCACAAGGCAGGGATAGCCCTTCACTTCACCTTCAAGCGCAGGCGCGTCCGCGGTAGGAAGGACCTGCAGACCTGCATCCTGCCCCTCCCTGGCGCTGGCGGCGGCATCAAGCGGTATGTGCTCCGCTCGGGTTCGGCGACTGTGTCGATAGCGACTGCCTCGCCCTGCAAG GTCTGTACATGCATCTTATGCTGGATATATTCTGCAGCTCTGCTTATGGATTCTCAGTTTCcag ATTGTTGCGCCCCCTTTCTGTCATCAATATCATGTTGCTGCTGCTTCTGCTCCAATGGCTGCAGCCCAGACTCGCCTACAAAGCAG TTTTGCAATGTTGCGTACAATGCGCAACAGTTTGGAGCTCTAGCAGCACACATTGGAGATGATGCTCTTCTTTCAGG AAATAACCATGCTTGCGAATTCGTATTAGCAGCTCAATATACACTCATTATCTACAGTGCAATACATGAGAAGAATTTTTGTCCATGGAACTTATTCCCAGCTAAATAG
- the LOC124707098 gene encoding uncharacterized protein LOC124707098 isoform X3 has protein sequence MEQTSNRGCKNRRQRQRWWWSWSAFAGNFKAEEWGGWGVVPFKAVRVGQQHKAGIALHFTFKRRRVRGRKDLQTCILPLPGAGGGIKRYVLRSGSATVSIATASPCKVLLVMVCTCILCWIYSAALLMDSQFPDCCAPFLSSISCCCCFCSNGCSPDSPTKQFCNVAYNAQQFGALAAHIGDDALLSGAIHEKNFCPWNLFPAK, from the exons ATGGAGCAGACGAGCAATAGAGGATGCAAGAATCGGCGGCAGCGAcagcggtggtggtggagctggAGTGCGTTTGCGGGGAACTTCAAGgcagaggagtggggcggctgggGCGTGGTGCCCTTCAAGGCCGTCCGGGTTGGGCAGCAGCACAAGGCAGGGATAGCCCTTCACTTCACCTTCAAGCGCAGGCGCGTCCGCGGTAGGAAGGACCTGCAGACCTGCATCCTGCCCCTCCCTGGCGCTGGCGGCGGCATCAAGCGGTATGTGCTCCGCTCGGGTTCGGCGACTGTGTCGATAGCGACTGCCTCGCCCTGCAAG GTGCTCCTGGTTATG GTCTGTACATGCATCTTATGCTGGATATATTCTGCAGCTCTGCTTATGGATTCTCAGTTTCcag ATTGTTGCGCCCCCTTTCTGTCATCAATATCATGTTGCTGCTGCTTCTGCTCCAATGGCTGCAGCCCAGACTCGCCTACAAAGCAG TTTTGCAATGTTGCGTACAATGCGCAACAGTTTGGAGCTCTAGCAGCACACATTGGAGATGATGCTCTTCTTTCAGG TGCAATACATGAGAAGAATTTTTGTCCATGGAACTTATTCCCAGCTAAATAG
- the LOC124707098 gene encoding uncharacterized protein LOC124707098 isoform X4, which translates to MEQTSNRGCKNRRQRQRWWWSWSAFAGNFKAEEWGGWGVVPFKAVRVGQQHKAGIALHFTFKRRRVRGRKDLQTCILPLPGAGGGIKRYVLRSGSATVSIATASPCKVLLVMVCTCILCWIYSAALLMDSQFPDCCAPFLSSISCCCCFCSNGCSPDSPTKQFCNVAYNAQQFGALAAHIGDDALLSGSIYTHYLQCNT; encoded by the exons ATGGAGCAGACGAGCAATAGAGGATGCAAGAATCGGCGGCAGCGAcagcggtggtggtggagctggAGTGCGTTTGCGGGGAACTTCAAGgcagaggagtggggcggctgggGCGTGGTGCCCTTCAAGGCCGTCCGGGTTGGGCAGCAGCACAAGGCAGGGATAGCCCTTCACTTCACCTTCAAGCGCAGGCGCGTCCGCGGTAGGAAGGACCTGCAGACCTGCATCCTGCCCCTCCCTGGCGCTGGCGGCGGCATCAAGCGGTATGTGCTCCGCTCGGGTTCGGCGACTGTGTCGATAGCGACTGCCTCGCCCTGCAAG GTGCTCCTGGTTATG GTCTGTACATGCATCTTATGCTGGATATATTCTGCAGCTCTGCTTATGGATTCTCAGTTTCcag ATTGTTGCGCCCCCTTTCTGTCATCAATATCATGTTGCTGCTGCTTCTGCTCCAATGGCTGCAGCCCAGACTCGCCTACAAAGCAG TTTTGCAATGTTGCGTACAATGCGCAACAGTTTGGAGCTCTAGCAGCACACATTGGAGATGATGCTCTTCTTTCAGG CTCAATATACACTCATTATCTACAGTGCAATACATGA
- the LOC124707098 gene encoding uncharacterized protein LOC124707098 isoform X7, translating into MEQTSNRGCKNRRQRQRWWWSWSAFAGNFKAEEWGGWGVVPFKAVRVGQQHKAGIALHFTFKRRRVRGRKDLQTCILPLPGAGGGIKRYVLRSGSATVSIATASPCKVLLVMVCTCILCWIYSAALLMDSQFPDCCAPFLSSISCCCCFCSNGCSPDSPTKQKDPDLSFEMIIISEA; encoded by the exons ATGGAGCAGACGAGCAATAGAGGATGCAAGAATCGGCGGCAGCGAcagcggtggtggtggagctggAGTGCGTTTGCGGGGAACTTCAAGgcagaggagtggggcggctgggGCGTGGTGCCCTTCAAGGCCGTCCGGGTTGGGCAGCAGCACAAGGCAGGGATAGCCCTTCACTTCACCTTCAAGCGCAGGCGCGTCCGCGGTAGGAAGGACCTGCAGACCTGCATCCTGCCCCTCCCTGGCGCTGGCGGCGGCATCAAGCGGTATGTGCTCCGCTCGGGTTCGGCGACTGTGTCGATAGCGACTGCCTCGCCCTGCAAG GTGCTCCTGGTTATG GTCTGTACATGCATCTTATGCTGGATATATTCTGCAGCTCTGCTTATGGATTCTCAGTTTCcag ATTGTTGCGCCCCCTTTCTGTCATCAATATCATGTTGCTGCTGCTTCTGCTCCAATGGCTGCAGCCCAGACTCGCCTACAAAGCAG AAAGATCCCGATCTTTCATTTGAGATGATCATCATCTCTGAAGCATGA
- the LOC124707098 gene encoding uncharacterized protein LOC124707098 isoform X8 → MEQTSNRGCKNRRQRQRWWWSWSAFAGNFKAEEWGGWGVVPFKAVRVGQQHKAGIALHFTFKRRRVRGRKDLQTCILPLPGAGGGIKRYVLRSGSATVSIATASPCKVLLVMVCTCILCWIYSAALLMDSQFPVMCGRLLRPLSVINIMLLLLLLQWLQPRLAYKAERSRSFI, encoded by the exons ATGGAGCAGACGAGCAATAGAGGATGCAAGAATCGGCGGCAGCGAcagcggtggtggtggagctggAGTGCGTTTGCGGGGAACTTCAAGgcagaggagtggggcggctgggGCGTGGTGCCCTTCAAGGCCGTCCGGGTTGGGCAGCAGCACAAGGCAGGGATAGCCCTTCACTTCACCTTCAAGCGCAGGCGCGTCCGCGGTAGGAAGGACCTGCAGACCTGCATCCTGCCCCTCCCTGGCGCTGGCGGCGGCATCAAGCGGTATGTGCTCCGCTCGGGTTCGGCGACTGTGTCGATAGCGACTGCCTCGCCCTGCAAG GTGCTCCTGGTTATG GTCTGTACATGCATCTTATGCTGGATATATTCTGCAGCTCTGCTTATGGATTCTCAGTTTCcag TGATGTGTGGCAGATTGTTGCGCCCCCTTTCTGTCATCAATATCATGTTGCTGCTGCTTCTGCTCCAATGGCTGCAGCCCAGACTCGCCTACAAAGCAG AAAGATCCCGATCTTTCATTTGA
- the LOC124707098 gene encoding uncharacterized protein LOC124707098 isoform X5, with the protein MEQTSNRGCKNRRQRQRWWWSWSAFAGNFKAEEWGGWGVVPFKAVRVGQQHKAGIALHFTFKRRRVRGRKDLQTCILPLPGAGGGIKRYVLRSGSATVSIATASPCKVLLVMVCTCILCWIYSAALLMDSQFPVMCGRLLRPLSVINIMLLLLLLQWLQPRLAYKAVLQCCVQCATVWSSSSTHWR; encoded by the exons ATGGAGCAGACGAGCAATAGAGGATGCAAGAATCGGCGGCAGCGAcagcggtggtggtggagctggAGTGCGTTTGCGGGGAACTTCAAGgcagaggagtggggcggctgggGCGTGGTGCCCTTCAAGGCCGTCCGGGTTGGGCAGCAGCACAAGGCAGGGATAGCCCTTCACTTCACCTTCAAGCGCAGGCGCGTCCGCGGTAGGAAGGACCTGCAGACCTGCATCCTGCCCCTCCCTGGCGCTGGCGGCGGCATCAAGCGGTATGTGCTCCGCTCGGGTTCGGCGACTGTGTCGATAGCGACTGCCTCGCCCTGCAAG GTGCTCCTGGTTATG GTCTGTACATGCATCTTATGCTGGATATATTCTGCAGCTCTGCTTATGGATTCTCAGTTTCcag TGATGTGTGGCAGATTGTTGCGCCCCCTTTCTGTCATCAATATCATGTTGCTGCTGCTTCTGCTCCAATGGCTGCAGCCCAGACTCGCCTACAAAGCAG TTTTGCAATGTTGCGTACAATGCGCAACAGTTTGGAGCTCTAGCAGCACACATTGGAGATGA